A window of Argopecten irradians isolate NY chromosome 1, Ai_NY, whole genome shotgun sequence contains these coding sequences:
- the LOC138319801 gene encoding uncharacterized protein, whose translation MQIVPTPHDHSIYSTKSEVVPTPPYSTKSEVVPTPPDHSIYSTKSEVVPTPPYSTKSEVIPTLPDHYIYSTKSEVVPTPLFSTKSEVVSTTPDHSIYSTKSEVVPTPLYSTKSEVVSTPPDHSIYSTKSEVVPTPPYSKKFEVVSTPPDHSIYSTKLLSSACFMD comes from the exons ATGCAGa TTGTACCAACTCCGCATGACCATTCTATCTACTCGACAAAGTCTGAAGTTGTACCCACTCCTCCGTACTCGACCAAGTCTGAAGTTGTTCCAACTCCGCCAGACCATTCTATCTACTCGACAAAGTCTGAAGTTGTACCCACTCCGCCGTACTCGACCAAGTCTGAAGTTATACCAACTCTGCCAGACCATTATATCTACTCGACAAAGTCTGAAGTTGTACCCACTCCGCTCTTCTCGACAAAGTCTGAAGTTGTATCAACTACGCCAGACCATTCTATCTATTCGACAAAGTCTGAAGTTGTACCCACTCCGCTCTACTCGACAAAGTCTGAAGTTGTATCAACTCCGCCAGACCATTCTATCTACTCAACAAAGTCTGAAGTTGTACCCACTCCGCCCTACTCGAAAAAGTTTGAAGTTGTATCAACTCCGCCAGACCATTCTATCTACTCGACAAAATTACTCAGCAGCGCGTGCTTTATGGACTAG